Proteins encoded together in one Amblyomma americanum isolate KBUSLIRL-KWMA chromosome 1, ASM5285725v1, whole genome shotgun sequence window:
- the LOC144100028 gene encoding uncharacterized protein LOC144100028 isoform X2, producing the protein MEGDDGRGFYLVDEVSADLELDEDSALAASVHTDQEKQRQAPEEEGSSDASEPDKKSEDKDDKSVEKLADAVQVFLDTDPPPAPTDSSEHDVTTMAEDGQMAYATMMSLQQEGDSLAQAAQMPGDQPFKKDEDEEPK; encoded by the exons ATGGAAGGCGACGACGGTCGGGGCTTCTACCTGGTCGACGAGGTCAGCGCGGACCTCGAGCTGGATGAAGATTCTGCCCTTGCAGCG TCGGTGCACACGGACCAAGAAAAGCAGCGCCAAGCGCCCGAAGAGGAGGGCTCCTCTGACGCCTCGGAGCCGGACAAGAAATCCGAGGACAAAG ATGACAAGAGTGTGGAGAAACTAGCAGATGCAGTCCAAGTGTTCTTGGATACTGATCCACCTCCTGCACCCACCGACTCCAGCGAACATGATGTCACGACAATGGCTGAGGACGGTCAGATGGCGTATGCAACGATGATGAGCCTGCAACAAG AAGGCGACAGTCTTGCTCAGGCGGCCCAAATGCCGGGCGATCAGCCTTTCAAGAAGGATGAGGACGAGGAGCCCAAGTAA
- the LOC144121336 gene encoding protein ABHD1-like, whose amino-acid sequence MGVAQHLKAPTKGELLLCLACSAYVVYYVLVVVRKPRVVCRTGHVRRFLCVQMEGFVKGYFRTPVWCIGANLQRLVGYLYHWWLPRVNYRRELLVLSDRGLVALDWLNEEARGPVVLVLVAGGYTDSQSRPWRSLLPALAALDFPCVVVNGRGCGGVPLTTHRITYAASVSDFAEVVKKVRQRYPHECLLGVGVSLGGLLVSLYLCQRGRQAQLDAALAVSPPFQPAMAARALANPWGFNQLLNACITRGLVGRLRDNEDVVRASRVIRADDVFRCWTLASFDRHYAAPAFGFQSVQDFYENCSLKGKLCMVQRPLVFLVSEDDSLNPETALPEDEVLKSPWLGAVVTPRGGHMGFVDGWLLPRQPFYAERFVVAFAVGLRKVCKARGVRVLHTLGN is encoded by the exons ATGGGCGTCGCGCAACATCTGAAGGCGCCCACCAAGGGCGAGTTGCTGCTCTGTCTGGCGTGCTCCGCCTACGTAGTCTACTATGTCCTCGTGGTGGTGCGCAAGCCAAGGGTGGTGTGCCGCACCGGCCACGTTCGTCGCTTCCTATGCGTCCAGATGGAGGGCTTCGTGAAGGGATACTTCCGCACCCCAGTCTGGTGCATCGGCGCCAACCTGCAGCGGTTGGTCGGCTACCTTTACCAC TGGTGGCTTCCGCGTGTGAACTACCGTCGGGAGCTGCTGGTGCTGTCGGACCGGGGCCTTGTGGCGCTCGACTGGCTCAACGAGGAGGCGAGGGGACCCGTGGTGCTGGTGCTTGTCGCAGGTGGCTACACGGACAGCCAAAGCCGGCCGTGGCGCTCTTTGCTGCCCGCTCTCGCCGCGCTTGACTTCCCCTGCGTGGTGGTGAACGGgcgcggctgcggcggtgtgCCCCTCACCACGCACCGCATCACCTATGCCGCCAGCGTCAGCGACTTTGCGGAG GTGGTGAAGAAGGTGCGCCAGCGCTACCCTCACGAGTGCCTTTTGGGTGTGGGCGTGTCCCTGGGCGGCCTCCTGGTGTCCCTCTACCTGTGCCAGCGGGGTCGCCAAGCTCAGCTGGACGCGGCACTGGCCGTGTCGCCGCCCTTCCAACCCGCGATGGCTGCCCGCGCCTTGGCCAACCCCTGGGGCTTCAACCAGCTCCTGAACGCTTGCATCACGCGCGGTCTCGTGGGTCGCCTGCGAGACAACGAGGATGTGGTGCGCGCCTCG AGGGTGATCCGGGCTGATGATGTTTTCCGCTGTTGGACACTGGCATCATTTGACAGGCATTATGCAGCCCCGGCATTCGGGTTCCAATCGGTGCAGGATTTCTACGAGAACTGCAGCCTGAAG GGAAAGCTGTGCATGGTGCAGCGACCTCTCGTCTTCCTCGTGTCGGAGGACGACTCGCTGAACCCCGAGACAGCCCTGCCCGAGGACGAGGTACTGAAGTCTCCCTGGCTGGGGGCCGTGGTGACTCCGCGCGGGGGCCACATGGGGTTCgtggacggctggctgctgccCCGCCAGCCCTTCTACGCGGAACGCTTCGTGGTCGCCTTCGCCGTGGGTCTCCGCAAAGTGTGCAAGGCGCGCGGCGTTCGGGTGCTGCATACGCTGGGGAATTAA
- the LOC144100028 gene encoding uncharacterized protein LOC144100028 isoform X1 has translation MEGDDGRGFYLVDEVSADLELDEDSALAASVHTDQEKQRQAPEEEGSSDASEPDKKSEDKDDKSVEKLADAVQVFLDTDPPPAPTDSSEHDVTTMAEDGQMAYATMMSLQQAEGDSLAQAAQMPGDQPFKKDEDEEPK, from the exons ATGGAAGGCGACGACGGTCGGGGCTTCTACCTGGTCGACGAGGTCAGCGCGGACCTCGAGCTGGATGAAGATTCTGCCCTTGCAGCG TCGGTGCACACGGACCAAGAAAAGCAGCGCCAAGCGCCCGAAGAGGAGGGCTCCTCTGACGCCTCGGAGCCGGACAAGAAATCCGAGGACAAAG ATGACAAGAGTGTGGAGAAACTAGCAGATGCAGTCCAAGTGTTCTTGGATACTGATCCACCTCCTGCACCCACCGACTCCAGCGAACATGATGTCACGACAATGGCTGAGGACGGTCAGATGGCGTATGCAACGATGATGAGCCTGCAACAAG CAGAAGGCGACAGTCTTGCTCAGGCGGCCCAAATGCCGGGCGATCAGCCTTTCAAGAAGGATGAGGACGAGGAGCCCAAGTAA